A genomic window from Martelella lutilitoris includes:
- a CDS encoding ROK family transcriptional regulator: protein MNDKTRAPSAIGNNPERNREHNRRVVLDLVRQHGMLGRMEIARRTHLTAQAVANIVDDLVGENLLMSTGRRRTGRGQPPIQFAVNPEGAATIGVEIATDQMVVTALDLTGVLRYKRIVPLADTTPERTLPVFALEVERARKSVEAPLLGVGVVMPGPFGIEGMSFVGPTTLPGWNGIDVKAALETACGIDVTLENDAAAAAVAERLFGAGHAISHFCMLYFGTGIGLGMIQDGAPYRGAFGNAGEIGHVPVVPGGRPCPCGQHGCLERYASLHALHERFDACDRERPQISEIESLFESEDPVVEAWIAEAATHLSTVVGLLENIFDPETIILSGAFSDAVMDALIARMPALPSSVAARSNRAKPRVMRGQTGQYTAALGAAALPLFEILTPKLETLPPARQVA, encoded by the coding sequence ATGAACGACAAGACACGCGCGCCTTCGGCTATCGGCAACAACCCGGAACGAAACCGCGAGCATAACCGCCGCGTGGTCCTCGACCTGGTGCGCCAGCACGGCATGCTGGGGCGGATGGAGATTGCCCGGCGCACGCATCTGACGGCGCAGGCGGTTGCCAATATCGTCGACGATCTCGTCGGCGAGAACCTGCTGATGTCCACGGGGCGGCGGCGCACGGGACGCGGTCAGCCGCCGATCCAGTTTGCGGTGAACCCGGAGGGCGCTGCCACGATCGGCGTCGAGATCGCGACCGACCAGATGGTCGTGACCGCGCTCGATCTGACCGGCGTGCTGCGCTACAAGCGCATTGTCCCCCTCGCCGACACCACGCCCGAACGCACCCTGCCCGTGTTCGCGCTAGAGGTGGAACGGGCGCGCAAATCGGTCGAGGCCCCGCTTCTCGGCGTCGGCGTGGTGATGCCCGGACCGTTCGGCATCGAGGGCATGAGCTTTGTCGGTCCGACCACCCTTCCCGGCTGGAACGGCATTGACGTCAAGGCGGCACTGGAGACCGCCTGCGGCATTGATGTAACGCTGGAAAACGATGCCGCCGCGGCCGCCGTTGCCGAAAGGCTGTTCGGCGCTGGCCACGCGATCTCCCATTTCTGCATGCTCTATTTCGGCACCGGCATCGGGCTTGGCATGATCCAGGACGGCGCGCCCTATCGCGGCGCCTTCGGCAATGCCGGCGAGATCGGCCATGTGCCGGTCGTGCCCGGCGGAAGGCCTTGCCCCTGCGGCCAGCACGGCTGCCTGGAACGCTACGCCTCACTTCATGCGCTGCATGAACGCTTCGATGCCTGTGACAGAGAACGCCCACAAATATCTGAAATTGAATCGCTTTTTGAAAGCGAAGATCCAGTGGTGGAAGCCTGGATCGCGGAAGCGGCGACGCATCTTTCCACCGTTGTCGGCCTGCTTGAAAACATCTTCGATCCGGAAACCATCATTCTGAGCGGCGCGTTTTCGGACGCCGTCATGGACGCGCTGATTGCCCGCATGCCGGCGCTGCCGTCATCGGTCGCCGCCCGCTCGAACCGCGCGAAACCGCGCGTCATGCGTGGCCAGACCGGACAGTATACGGCCGCCCTCGGCGCCGCCGCCCTGCCGCTTTTCGAGATCCTGACGCCGAAACTCGAGACATTGCCGCCCGCCCGGCAGGTGGCCTGA